The Alistipes megaguti sequence GAGCCCCGAATCACCATATATATATAGGGGATTGAAGGGGTTGTTTCCGGGGTTGACGGCGACGGACATGCCGGCCGAGCGGGCCAAGCGGTTGCACTCGCCCTCGATGAAGGTGGCGAACGTCAGGTTGGGGTTCAGCTGGGGATCGATAACGATCTTCTTGAGCCCGGGAATGACGAACGGATTTTTTATATTTGCGGTGTTCGTCTGCGTATTGAACTGGGCGATGGCCGTTGTGTCGGCATCGGCGGCTACGGGGACGGACTGCGAGGCGGCGCGAGGCACGGCATAGTGGAGCCGGGTCTGCTGGCCGTAGAGCTGCGAGATGATGGGCCGCAGGAAGGGGATGTAGTTCTTCTCGATCTGGCGGACGTAGCTCTCGTTGGGCACCCTCAGACGGAGCGTCGTGCCGTCGAATTCGAGTGGCACGATGGGCTGGAACCACTTGCGAAACTCCTCTTCGGAGGTCTGGGCCTTGATTCGGTCCAGGCAGTGTTGCCACGTATCGCTGTATGTCTGCGAATTGTTAAACATGTCCAAGGGTTGCACTATTTTTGACACGACAAAGTTGTGAATAATTTTGTAAAAAGATTCTCGAAATTGGGTTGCAAATCTCCTTTTTTTATATATAGAAAAACAACGGTTTCCGGAGATCGAAATTTAACTTGTTGATATTGAATTATCGAATTTTATTTGTTATATTTGCATATAAAATTTTTGGGACAGCCAAGATCAAATTTATAAATAAAACCAATAAAACTATGGCAAACGAACTGGAACAGTTGGTTCTGAAAAAAGCGCAGTCGTGGCTTGACGGACACTACGACGACGAGACGAAGAAGCAGGTCAAGTATTTGATGGACAATAATATGAATGAGCTCATCGAGAGCTTCTACAAGGACCTGGAATTCGGAACGGGCGGTCTGCGCGGCATCATGGGCGTGGGCTCGAACCGTATGAACGTCTATACGGTGGGTACCGCCACGCAGGGGCTTTCGAACTACCTGAAGAAGAACTTCGCGGGCGAGCGGATCCGCGTGGCTGTGGCTCACGACAGCCGCAACAACTCCCGTCTTTTCGCCGAGCGCGTGGCCGATATCTTCGCCTCGAACGGCTTTGATGTTTACCTCTTCGACGCCCTGCGTCCGACCCCCGAACTGAGTTTCGCCATCCGCGAGTTGAAGTGCCATTCGGGCGTGGTCATCACGGCCTCACACAACCCCAAGGAGTACAACGGCTACAAGGCCTACTGGACCGACGGTGCGCAGGTCACCCCGCCGCACGACAAGAACATCATCGCCGAGGTGGAGAAGATCACTGACATCGATATGGTCCTCATGGGCAAGAACCCCGAGAACATCCATATTCTCGACGAGAAGTTCGACGAGATCTATCTGAATCGCATCCACGAGTTGTCGCTTTCGCCCGAGAGTATCCGGAAGTACCACGACATGAAGATCGTCTACTCGCCGATGCACGGCGCGGGCGTGCGGCTGGTTCCGGCGTCGCTCAAGAAGTTCGGCTTCACGAACGTGATCATGGTCAAGGAGCAGGCCGTTATCGACGGCAACTTCCCGACCGTTGAGTCGCCGAACCCCGAGGAGCGCAAGACGATGTCGATGGCCATCGAACTGGCTGCCAAGGAAGGGGCTGATCTGGTACTGGCCACGGACCCCGATTCGGACCGTATCGGCGTGGCGCTACGCAACAAG is a genomic window containing:
- a CDS encoding phospho-sugar mutase, producing the protein MANELEQLVLKKAQSWLDGHYDDETKKQVKYLMDNNMNELIESFYKDLEFGTGGLRGIMGVGSNRMNVYTVGTATQGLSNYLKKNFAGERIRVAVAHDSRNNSRLFAERVADIFASNGFDVYLFDALRPTPELSFAIRELKCHSGVVITASHNPKEYNGYKAYWTDGAQVTPPHDKNIIAEVEKITDIDMVLMGKNPENIHILDEKFDEIYLNRIHELSLSPESIRKYHDMKIVYSPMHGAGVRLVPASLKKFGFTNVIMVKEQAVIDGNFPTVESPNPEERKTMSMAIELAAKEGADLVLATDPDSDRIGVALRNKKGEYVLLNGNQTLVLLMSYQLTRWAERGELNGNQYVVKTIVTSQMANAVAEHFGVKCYDCLTGFKYIAKIIRENEGKAKYIGGGEESFGYLGGDYVRDKDAVSACSLAAEAAAWAMDTMGLTLYEWLQELYVKYGFYREGLVSVVRKGKEGAEEIQQMMVNFRSNPPKTILGSPVVKINDFQTLETTDVKTGVKTPIEQDRSNVLQWFTEDGTKVSVRPSGTEPKIKFYFGVKAPLASVADYDKVLSELDARIEGIKKDLHLE